Below is a genomic region from Castanea sativa cultivar Marrone di Chiusa Pesio chromosome 2, ASM4071231v1.
TGTGTCCTCCCTTCTCCACCGCCCACGTCTCTTCTATCTTCCTCGTAATTCGTAAACCCCTCTATTGTtcacataataaaaaatgttttccttttcttttagaCCACTTTTTAAGTCAATAATAATTCCCCATCATCACTGAGAGTATAAATGATAGTAAATACTCGCCCTAGCTCTAACCTCTATAATAAgcaattaaataacaaaaaaagaattcttcttgatttttattgaatataccAGCTCATCACAGTTGTCCTACATatttagagtctgtttggatagaatttattgttaaaaattgaaaactgaaaactaaaaatactgtagcaaaataatttttaaatgtgtaaaaaagtactgttcatgccaaaaatcactgttcatggccaatgaacagtgacagacacgctgaaaaaaaaaaaaaaaaaaaaaaaaaggaagccaAACGTGGACGCTGGACGTGgaagctgaatccaaacacTTTCTTAAtgagactattttttttttataattttttaatttaaatttatttattattagtgaggttacatataaaagaatttttataaaactaaaatttaggaatttAAATGGAATAAACTGCTGAGTTTAGtgtgtattattttttagggaaaaaaatttatataacatATGTGTGCTAGTTTTTAGATCGAAAGTGTgataatttttaggaaaaaaatttctctagtagttttttgttgttgaattacaattttaaccctatttttttattttttaaaaataagaattatttaattaaattagggatatttttaacattttttaaagttaaaactaactttttaaattCTCTTAACATAgtgatatgtgtgtgtattaagccattaaaaacaaaacaaaacaggtGTCAATGAAATTTTTGAATGGATTTATTAACGGTTCTCATAAACATGAGATATATATACCCgttactttaaaaaattctctagttttcttttatatatttagaatcAAATACGTGGTATTTAAAGAAAaggtttaaatatatatttcttcttttaagaTTGGTCAATTTTAAATTAGACTTGAATTTTCATAATATATGGTTTTCTCTCTTGACCATTAAATCTTACCATTAACTCACCAAAAAcgtcattttaattaaaaattagtattattataataatcgatgaaataaattataaattttgaaagtcGAGCGATTGATTCAAAAGTAACCATAGACTAAGGCTCCGCTTGGGAGTTCATAAaggaagggaatggaatggaattgaCTGATCATAAGgaaatggaaaggaatggaatgtatttaagtagggaaagaaatggaaaagaatggaatggaatggaattaagtaattttgatttgatgttttaaaataaaggaatagaaaggaatgaaaatgaatagaatgtaagtgatcttgtttgggagtaacatggagggaatggaatggaatcattttatgacaatattactattagacccctattttaaaataaagggttgaatatataggggtattttgggagttttagtaaaaaattcattaaatctaattttgtTCCCTCTAATTCCTTCCAATTTCgggaggaatgaaaatttgaggttttaagagaatagagaggaatgagtgttccctcttATCCATTCCATttcctcccacttaaactctcaaacaaggaaatggactttccattccctccattaaaacttccaaacaaaggaagggaagaatattctaaaattattcttttcattccattccattccctcctcccaagcGGAGCCTGAGAGAGTTAAAGTGTATTTTAGCATAAAAGTGTTCAATGACTACTTATTTGGAGTAAGTTTTGAAAGTTGAGTGAACGATTTAAAAGTACTTATCTTACACCTTattgaaaaatggagaaaaattaaatgagaaaaaaactTCTTCCAATATATTTGgtgttttattaaatattttttaaataatcaaaatatatataaatactaaaacaaaagaataaatctATGTAAACAAtctatttcacaatttttccaAACCTATTTAAGTGACAAATATTACACATAAcatcaataacaatttttattttattttggtatataaagataaatttttttttttttttaaatagaaaaggGGCTAGGGAAGGGGAAGATACACATCAATATCAACCAGGACCAATCAAGGATAGAATTGATGAGTTGAGTAACTCAAGTCATACAAAAAGAAGCCCAATAAGTGTGTGTtgggcaaaaattatttttgctaacttattttactatttaacttatttttgctacagttcatgggtcccactgcactttttgatactattcatgggttccacTTTACTATTtcacctttatctacagtactttcagtaaaaagttttcagtttcagcaaaataagcgaatcccAAACGGACCTTAAGTAGAAACttacatcattaaaaaaaaaaaaaaaaaacctaaaggaTGGAATGTTTGAAATTAATGCTCGAATGGCCTAGTTTGAGCAAGAGAAGAGGTTATCTATGGCATCGATACACCAATAACAAGTTTGTACTAATTCTCATTTGAGCCCTCcactaaaatcatttttaaaactaaGTCTGTCTCTAatagtattttctattattgAAAGGAAATTAGATTAATAGAAACTAAGACATACAAAGTCTAGTGTACGTAATACCCAAGCATTAACTAATAATTGGTACAAAATGCAAGAAGgggataaaatataaaacaaacaaGGATTCCTTGGCCAAAAGTATTCGGACAATGATTCCTTTAATAATATGTGATATCAACATGTATCAAAATTTGAAGTGTGTATATAGACTTTCTCTAATGATATTCAATGTTTGAGgtggaaataataaaaaaattgtatattcttctttttaaaaaagataataataatagtggATAATTCATCTCTATAATAACTACCTTGAGTTTATGTGAATTCGTCtctttaaattattgataataatataaattcccctaaaaaaaaagatacataatTACCAAAAGAGTCGTTGTGGGCACGTTGCTCTCTTTTGTAGCGATTGACAAGTGGTAATGCTAAACGCTGAAGTGTACGAATCAACCACGTTCAGTCACAACTCATAGTTACGTTCCGTTCTGCTTGAAATTATGACCTCTAAGATTATGCCACTTGTAATCCCTGCTTCTTATTGTGTGTGTCGCTCTCTCCCTCCTGAAGATTTTATTACTATTTGAAAGTCCACTGGGGGGCTTCTCTAGCTCGAGTCCAATAAGCTTTGCAGTCTTTTTTGCATTGGTAGCCTCGAAATCCATAGAAATGCTCGAAGCAAACTAATAGAAGGATACAGAGAGACACACACAGAGATTGTTCTATATATTGTATTAGTATTCTTTGGTGTTTATATTTTGAGAAGCAAAAAGCAAGTCATGGAGCGCTATGAGATACTGAAAGATATTGGGTCAGGGAACTTTGGGGTGGCAAAGTTGGTGAGGGATATATGCAGTGGTGAGCTCTACGCTGTCAAGTATATTGAAAGAGGCCCAAAGGTGCTCTATATGTAGCTTCATTTCTTACTTCTCCTTGATTTTTTGCATTAAAGAACTAACCTTTTATGGACAACTTTTCTATGATCCTACCATGGTTGTGTTTAATTATTCACTTTTCCATCTGggttgtgtgtgtttttctttttcactttttttttctagtggTTTTTGGTTTTACGGGTTAAGTGgcatttcttatatttttggtcATGGACAGATTGATGAACATGTGCAGAGGGAGATAGTGAATCACAGGTCCTTGAAGCATCCTAATATAATAAGATTTAAGGAGGTATAGTGCTGTTTTACCAAGCTTTATAATTGCCATTTGCGATTATGCCTTGTAGTTAATGAAAAGAGGTCTCCTACGATGTTTTTAATTATTCCTCCCAACTCGAAAGAACTTCAAAATATCATACTTCTTTGTGCTCTCAATACAATATGCTATGCCATTCCACTTGTTTTAAGaactcttcctttttttctttttctttttttcaatgtttgttCTCTTCAATTTTGATTCCATTGTATTTGAAATGGAATAACATCCTCtctattgaattttgattttctgtTTCAAATTAAGAGACTTCTTGGTATTCATTTACGTGCCTAGCAAATGAGaagtttcttgaatttttttaccCAGTTTAAAAGTGCAGTTTCTTCTCTTCATGAGGGATGCcttcatagattttttttttcttttaattttcataGGTTGAATTATATGAATGAATCGGATTCCAGTTTTCCAATTATCAGTTTGAATAGGACTTTGATATTGCGCTTGCTTTTCACTCTGTACTTTAATAAGTAAagtcaaaaatcaaaatgttcCAATCCAATAAGATTAGGACAAGAGAAGAGAGTTTGGAATCCAAGTTGCTGTTACGTGgtaaagtttttcatttttatttcttctatGATATTGGCAATGGAACAGAACTATAGACTACAGGGTGTacagtcttttttcttttgtgtggagaatCCACACAGTACAGAGTCAAATAGTATTTCTTATGCCTTCtctgataaataaagtcaaataaTTCTTGTAATTGAACTAGTCAAAAGAgtaatataatcttttttttttaagtaatataaTTACAAGGTTTGGAGATAGGCTTGGGGTACaaataaattcttaaaaattgaggTTACAAATGCTTGGAGATATGGTTGTGAAGCCATGCGTGTAAAATGGTACACCTTTGAATCTAACGTGTGGAAGTCACACATGTTTataatgaaatataataaatttagacTTCAAGATAAGTACTAAGTAGCAAGagattagattttataaataaaatattaccacatcaattttttttttttttttcaaacagaAGAATATGGACTATGCATGACATCATTGACATACAAGcacaatctaaaataaataaatcctaaAAGGCATACTTTATAACAACAGAACATTATTAGTTTAGTACTTATGAGAGTGGTTGAAAATGTGAGGAACTTCCAAATGCTTTAGTCTTGTTGACAAGaagaaattatcaaattaatattaGATCTTTCAGTATTTGATTGAATGACTGAATTTCAAATCCTCTGTATTTTTTAGGACATTCCTCTGCTTATTTCTGGCTCTTGCTTTTGTTGCTAATATGTATTCTACAAAGGGATTTAGCATATTGAGAACAAAGGGGCATTTTTGTTGTAGGTGTGTCTAACACCAACTCATCTAGCCATAGTCATGGAATATGCTGCTGGAGGAgaactatttgaaaagatatGCAATGCCGGTAGATTCACCGAGGATGAGgtaaattaaaatagataagaGTCATCTATTGTTATAAGATGTATACTAAATATGGTAATAAATCCTGTGTTAATGGTTAACGTTAGGTAGGTATGctacatatttaaaatattaaaaaagtgTGCATAGTTAAATTCTTCTATGTATATAATGTTAATATTCTTAAAGGGCATTCCATtcgtccttttttttttttttagatagtttcAACCAATGGTGCTTGTGTTTTTGGTATTAACTATTATGGTATGCGTTTTTGtgtaaaagcaaataaaaacaGATGACTGGCATGCTCTTGACCTCTTGGGCTACACTCATTCAAAAGAAAGGCCTATTATTGCAAACATATCGGTtgcagattttattttaatcaatttgGCAACAAATGAAATGATGTTTCTGATGGCTAGCAAATTAATTGGTTTTTTCTtgatatgaaaataattttttaattttggcttTGTGCACGGTATCTATAAAATTTGTTCTTCttaacttaattttcttttatgtttgtaTCAGGCCAGATATTTCTTTCAACAGCTTATTTCGGGAGTTAGTTACTGCCATTCCATGGTATCATTCTAAATCATAAATTGGATAATGTCTaagatattttaaattgaagataaatcttattttaatttcttttaatttttacagCAAATTTGCCATAGGGATCTGAAGCTGGAAAACACACTTCTAGATGGAAGCTCAGCCCCACGTCTTAAAATATGTGACTTTGGCTATTCCAAGGCAGTGAACTTAGCAATTGTTCATTGTTCTATAATTAGTAcagtaattaaattaaaatactaatgaTTTTACCTCATTTTACAGTCATCTGTGTTACATTCCCAGCCCAAATCTACAGTAGGCACACCAGCTTATATTGCACCAGAGGTCTTGTCAAAAAAACAATATGACGGAAAAGtaaattttattccttttttcttctaGAATTTTTTGTCATTGTCACTTTATTACCAACTTTGATCACTTAATATGTGTGGCCATATTTTACTCCTTGAAAATTATGTAGATTGCAGATGTTTGGTCTTGTGGGGTTACCTTATATGTGATGCTGGTTGGGGCTTATCCCTTCGAAGATCCAGAGGatccaaaaaattttagaaaaacacTTCAGGTTAGCTATGATATCAATTTCATTTGACCACTTTTCAATGTGATGCTGTTTATTGTGGTTAAGTAAAATTTGCTAATTGTTCATGGCAGAGGATTCTTAGTGTCCACTATTCAATTCCAGACTATGTTCGAATTTCGTTGGAATGTAGACATCTTTTATCTCGAATTTTTGTAGCTAACCCCGAAAAGGTATTAGAATTTTACACATCGgctcaaaaataaatttgtgtcctttttaatttttccgatttttattcatttgagtTGCATTTTGTTTAGAGAATTACCATCCCAGAAATTAAGAAGCATCCCTGGCTCTTAAAGAACATGCCAGTAGAGTTCATGGATGAAAATGAAGGTGATTGGCAAAATGACAAAGAAAATGATTCATCCCAAAACATTGAAGAAATACTGTCCATAATTCAAGAGGCTAGGAAACTAGCTGAGGGGCCCAAATTTGATGGTAGTTTTATTGGGGGCAGCTTGGAATTGGATCTTGATGATCTAGAAGCAGATTATGACATGGATGATATAGAGACAAGTGGGGATTTTGTCTGTGCATTGTGAGTGTTACTTTGTATGTGTTGCTTTGCCGGCCAAGTTCTCAGAAAAAGCATTTGTGATAAGGTCCTCTTTAAATGTTCAAAGGGGATCAAGTCGGTGATGTTGATTGCCCTTTTATGGACGTTTGCTGTCTTGGTTTGTGTGTGAAAAGCATCAGGGCATTCATGTTATATCTAAGTTGTGTTTATCAGAACATGTGTATTtgactcttttctttttataagagTTCTAGTTTACGTGTGatgaattataatttgaaaaaaaaaaaaaaaaaagtgtgttggGAAAAATCCTTTATTTgaatggaaaataataaaatagtaaatatataGTATCCAAGTTAAGATTTGGGATCCAATTACTGTCTACACCAAgactaaaaattgattagtgtctTAGTTCTGATGATAGATAGCATAATCATTGGAAGATAAcaccatagattgaaactctattCAAAAAATAACATAGATTCCACCGTCATAAAATTGTGTtgacaaataatattaaatctATTTATTAAGAAGATAACATATTATTATACTGTCATGATTAAACACTCCCAAAACTATGGAGTCAGTTATAAGTCACATGAATTCTTCCATGGCCTATCATAGTCAAAACCATACCCCCTTTCACATCTTAATCAACATATCCTTTtactaatattatatttaattttcctCTGCCCTTTTTGTACTTTTGGCTTGAATTGAATCAAATCACTCTTCTTAATTGATTGCTCTCATTTACACGTAACCAAACAATTTCAAACAACTGTTCCTCATCTTTTCAACTTCAACATAATCTAGAGTATAATTTATAAAGAAGATAGCACCAAGATATGAGGTGTCATTGTATCAGCATGATCCAAATAGCATAAGACCACGGATATCCATAAAATATGGATATTATAAgtcccacaatatatatatatatatatatatatatatatatatttatatttaatgttaTCAAGCTAGATATACTTCTGATTAATAATGTTACGTGCTCATAAAATAATCAAAGTCTAAAACTTCAGCTGCCTGCTTAGAGAATGTTGATAGGCTGTGTAAGATTAAATTTGCACAAATGACACAGAAATGGATCGGAAAGTGGTACaaactttattataaaagtTAACAAATTAATGTGATAATGAATCTAATCAGTATCACTTCAacatttttcctcaaaaaaaaatatatcacttcaacgtataataaataaatacttgaACTATTTTTTTGTTCCACCTCACTTTATAAAGCCTAGACGATAAAATTTACAATCCTTAGCACTACTCAAGTCTCAAATTTGCCATATTTGGGAAATAGAGGTAGAAGTACAACACTTCTAGTGGGCAAGACTCaagagtggtttttttttttttttttttaaacaaacatTAATAAGGGGTAATTATACTTATCATCATAAATTATATCATCGTTTACACTTACCACCCTAACCCATGTTACACTTTGCATCATACCATCAATTGGGCTATTAATTTGGATAGAAAAGCATGTCACGTACACTCACGTGACCTCTATATAAGTGGCaccacataaataaataaaaaaaccaaattgtCTATCTTCAATCCCTTAAAACAAAGTTGTTTAACAAATATAACCCTTATGGTGCTACGTAACCTTTGTTTTAAGGGATTAAAATGGATAATTTGGTCTTTTAATGTGATGCCATATATGTAGAACATGGTTTTCAGACCCAAACCGTTCAAAGAACCTGTAAAGgaagaggttcaaggtttttaaaatCGGACCGAGGTTCAACCAAGGTCGAATTGCGATAACGTCATAATtactttaataattaattaaatcccaaatatagatattaaatctataaaactagcaaaattgactaatatatctatatatgcgagggaaatttaatgattttcaagaatatatttacaaattaaataagaaagttaataaaataaaataataatcaagaaaacattaaaatttatgattaatttttgaagtaaagttgaatatttttgaaggattttaattataattttttttatttccttgtaagagatggataatttaattaagtagaatagaATTGtattaagttgtttttataaaatttaaaaaaaaattgcatcaagtttacttccatttttttttaattgttgagCATCAACTTGCATGCTTAGCTGAGTGGTTAGGCTCTATCTTCAACTCTGACTGTGCCTAGGTTCTAAACCTGGTAagtgcactttttttttttttttttttttttataaataaaataacaagcATGCTTGAACCATGGTTGGGCTGCACGGTTCATGCAAAATCGGTTCTCTATGCTTAAAAAATCGAATTTCAGTTCAGTTCCCGGTTAATCCGGTCGGACCTCCCGGTTCGATCCGTGTCCAAGGACGGAACTGTTATTGGACtagggggggcaatggccccccgtaatttttgttcaataaaattacattttgccgCCCTTAATAATGTCATCaattcttttgagagtaatGTTATAGCCACAAgcttttttacaacttttataaaaactattgaggtagcaaattcttattagttcgtacacttgcatcactttttacttatcaataactACTCACTATATtagaaatttgtaaaaaaaaatagtagttttagcatttttcaccttttaaaagacataaaaaattaatagattaaatctaaaacaaaatatacaagcccaaaaaaactaggccaacaacaaaaattaccaataataaaactaaaaaaattaagctcaatcaATCTATTTTACTCTGAACAAACAATTTggctattttaaaaaattttaaacaaaaatccgTAGTAGTAAAGCAGTTGACTCAAAGAGTAGAGCCGCCGCACACAACTAGCAGCAGAGTTGcccccctaactccaagtctTGGCTCTGTCCCTGTCCAAGTTTGACAACCTTGATGTAGAGGTCATGTAAATCACACATGACATGTTTTTTAGTCCAAGTTAAAACCCTAATTAACAGTATGGTGCAAAGTGAAACACATGTTATAGTTTATGGCGGTAATCATGCATTATATTAGAATGATAAGTGTATATGGAGGTATAATTTAGGTGGTAACGattaatttttctcattatttttttaaaaatagctttaaaatacatatatatatatatatatatatatatatatatatatatatatatatatatatatatatatatatagaaagaagaAGCTAAGT
It encodes:
- the LOC142623661 gene encoding serine/threonine-protein kinase SAPK2, producing the protein MERYEILKDIGSGNFGVAKLVRDICSGELYAVKYIERGPKIDEHVQREIVNHRSLKHPNIIRFKEVCLTPTHLAIVMEYAAGGELFEKICNAGRFTEDEARYFFQQLISGVSYCHSMQICHRDLKLENTLLDGSSAPRLKICDFGYSKSSVLHSQPKSTVGTPAYIAPEVLSKKQYDGKIADVWSCGVTLYVMLVGAYPFEDPEDPKNFRKTLQRILSVHYSIPDYVRISLECRHLLSRIFVANPEKRITIPEIKKHPWLLKNMPVEFMDENEGDWQNDKENDSSQNIEEILSIIQEARKLAEGPKFDGSFIGGSLELDLDDLEADYDMDDIETSGDFVCAL